One Lactobacillus crispatus DNA segment encodes these proteins:
- a CDS encoding acyltransferase family protein produces MKTDQFKSYQIADIGDYLKVFACSAVISQPIMSLVMDVEQPVHTQDVFGVFYNLVKYTAPAFIFGILYTTIRTNNEKNSFSYAKHMQTNWSNLFVPTIWWTLIYLLGMPWLQQVNHFNNIGSFCWQFINGNAAPHLWYNTMMLQFIILMPIFWGLSRYVGHNLTRGIWIAVITFVLYFAWLWFYDYNVFHGMHEHDWYLLDRIFISFFIYGVYGVLAWQLRGYYNQLVTKFWWVITILFIACFIWTNVELHKFGYPINFNNAPYYKPSMTLYCLAVIALISVFCLHQVRKNSQTSLKVFHFLATYAYRAYLSNVFWNQLVWRGLNMQYHAIYHPFLTLFGIWLLTWILSFTSAYCLHVWWTKAKSLISSFFR; encoded by the coding sequence ATGAAAACAGATCAATTTAAAAGCTATCAAATAGCTGATATTGGCGATTATTTAAAAGTATTCGCCTGCAGCGCAGTAATCTCACAGCCAATTATGTCGCTGGTCATGGACGTAGAACAACCGGTTCACACACAAGATGTTTTTGGCGTTTTTTATAATTTAGTCAAATATACGGCTCCAGCCTTTATTTTTGGTATTTTGTATACCACAATCCGTACTAATAATGAAAAAAATAGTTTTTCTTATGCAAAACATATGCAGACAAATTGGTCTAATCTTTTTGTACCTACTATTTGGTGGACGCTCATTTATCTATTAGGGATGCCCTGGTTGCAACAAGTTAATCATTTTAACAATATTGGTTCATTCTGTTGGCAATTCATTAATGGTAATGCCGCCCCGCACTTGTGGTACAACACGATGATGTTGCAGTTTATTATTTTAATGCCAATCTTCTGGGGATTAAGCCGCTATGTAGGACACAATCTAACTCGAGGCATTTGGATTGCAGTAATCACTTTCGTACTCTATTTTGCCTGGCTTTGGTTCTATGATTACAACGTCTTTCACGGCATGCATGAACATGATTGGTATTTACTCGACCGCATTTTTATTTCATTCTTCATCTATGGTGTGTATGGCGTCTTAGCATGGCAATTGCGTGGTTATTACAACCAGCTGGTCACTAAGTTTTGGTGGGTAATTACCATATTATTTATTGCTTGCTTCATTTGGACTAATGTTGAGTTGCACAAGTTCGGTTATCCAATCAACTTCAATAATGCACCATATTACAAGCCGTCAATGACTCTCTATTGTTTAGCAGTAATTGCACTGATTTCAGTTTTTTGCCTGCATCAAGTTAGAAAAAATTCGCAAACCAGTTTAAAAGTATTCCATTTCTTGGCTACTTATGCTTATCGCGCATATTTATCCAATGTCTTCTGGAATCAATTAGTTTGGCGCGGTCTTAACATGCAATACCATGCCATTTACCATCCATTCTTAACTTTATTTGGAATCTGGCTGTTAACCTGGATCTTGTCATTCACTTCGGCTTATTGCTTACACGTTTGGTGGACGAAAGCGAAGAGTTTAATTAGCAGCTTTTTTCGTTAA
- a CDS encoding IS30 family transposase translates to MTNSNSSISKHYHQLTSVQRGQIQAMLDSGITSRTVIAQEVGCHKSTISREIKRGSVLQRDSSYLLYEHYYADTAQLYYEKRRKNCYQRNPLKHYAVFLRMLSRRFKAKFDATSIDEFVGEFKRTMPGYPCPSTPTVYRYIDQGLLDISNIDLPMKLKRRRNKRHHGQSGHALHKKNLGNSIEQRPKEIEDRKTPLHWEGDLVKGVRRKNQPALMTLTERTTRFEVVIKIPDYRASTCQRLLQNEIDRHPAWFKSITFDNGSEFADMTKIKGCQIYFAHPYSPWERGTNENCNGLLRQFFPKGKSMKDKSAAYVQQATDAINRKHRRILQYHTAEELFKQYISS, encoded by the coding sequence ATGACCAATTCAAATTCTAGCATTTCTAAGCACTATCATCAATTAACCAGCGTACAACGTGGACAAATTCAAGCAATGCTGGATTCCGGCATAACTTCCCGTACTGTTATCGCTCAAGAAGTCGGCTGCCATAAGTCGACAATCAGTCGCGAAATCAAACGCGGAAGCGTCCTGCAAAGAGACAGCAGCTATTTATTGTATGAGCACTATTACGCTGATACTGCACAGCTTTATTATGAGAAGCGTCGCAAAAACTGCTATCAGCGCAATCCATTGAAGCATTATGCTGTCTTTTTGAGAATGCTCTCCAGACGCTTCAAAGCTAAATTTGATGCCACCAGCATCGATGAATTCGTTGGTGAATTCAAAAGGACTATGCCAGGCTACCCTTGTCCCAGCACACCAACTGTCTATCGCTATATTGATCAGGGCTTGCTGGACATAAGCAATATTGATCTGCCTATGAAGCTCAAAAGACGCAGGAACAAGCGTCATCACGGCCAGAGCGGTCATGCTTTGCACAAGAAGAATCTTGGCAATTCCATTGAACAGCGTCCTAAAGAGATTGAAGACAGAAAAACGCCGCTGCACTGGGAAGGAGATCTGGTTAAAGGCGTCAGACGCAAGAATCAGCCTGCTTTAATGACTTTGACCGAAAGAACCACACGCTTTGAAGTAGTTATCAAGATTCCTGACTATCGGGCAAGCACATGCCAAAGGCTGCTTCAAAATGAGATTGACAGACATCCTGCCTGGTTTAAATCGATCACGTTTGACAATGGCTCTGAGTTTGCGGATATGACCAAGATCAAAGGCTGCCAGATCTACTTCGCCCACCCATATTCTCCATGGGAAAGAGGCACCAATGAGAACTGCAATGGACTTCTGCGTCAATTCTTCCCTAAAGGCAAAAGCATGAAAGATAAGTCAGCTGCTTATGTTCAACAGGCAACTGATGCCATTAACCGCAAACATCGTCGAATCCTTCAATATCACACAGCAGAAGAACTCTTCAAGCAATATATTTCCTCATAG
- a CDS encoding triphosphoribosyl-dephospho-CoA synthase, with translation MSVEKITQNALKALLYEVVTNPKPGLVDPVDVGSHPDMNVYLFINSSLSLENYFRQAAKIGADFTGQDLRQMFEQLRQAGIEAEKAMFKTTHNINTHKGAIFSLGLFGCASSYCENNNQGEFEVIQQMTKGLVKHDLGKRNKTAGEKQFLQYGKGGVRAEAEAGYPLVRDVALPFLAQTEGDLNVRLLDTLMKIVSAIEDSNLIKRAGNIEVVSWAHNQAKKYLALGGYGTQAGKQFMLELNRIFKEKNYSLGGSADLLIITIFMALQRGII, from the coding sequence ATGTCAGTAGAAAAGATCACACAAAACGCACTAAAAGCATTGCTTTATGAAGTAGTTACCAATCCTAAGCCAGGTTTAGTGGATCCAGTTGACGTGGGGTCTCATCCTGATATGAATGTGTATTTGTTTATTAATAGCAGTTTGAGTTTAGAAAATTATTTTCGGCAAGCAGCTAAAATTGGAGCAGATTTTACGGGGCAGGATTTGCGGCAAATGTTTGAACAATTGCGTCAAGCTGGCATTGAGGCAGAAAAAGCAATGTTTAAGACAACGCATAATATAAATACCCATAAAGGCGCGATTTTTTCGTTAGGGTTGTTTGGCTGTGCAAGTAGCTATTGTGAAAATAATAATCAAGGTGAATTTGAAGTGATCCAGCAGATGACTAAGGGCTTAGTAAAGCACGATTTAGGCAAGAGGAATAAGACTGCTGGAGAAAAACAATTTTTGCAATATGGTAAAGGCGGAGTTAGAGCAGAAGCAGAAGCTGGTTATCCTTTGGTGAGGGATGTAGCACTGCCATTTTTAGCTCAAACCGAAGGTGATTTGAATGTTCGTTTACTCGATACGTTGATGAAAATAGTTAGTGCGATTGAAGACTCGAATTTAATAAAAAGAGCGGGAAATATTGAGGTTGTTTCTTGGGCACATAATCAAGCAAAAAAATATTTGGCATTAGGTGGCTACGGTACTCAAGCTGGTAAACAGTTTATGTTAGAACTAAATCGGATTTTTAAGGAAAAAAATTATAGCCTTGGTGGCAGTGCAGATTTATTGATTATTACAATTTTTATGGCGTTGCAGCGTGGGATTATTTAA